The Candidatus Limnocylindrales bacterium genome has a window encoding:
- a CDS encoding glycosyltransferase family 2 protein, translating into MSALSVTLITYNEENKIADALESVKWADEIVVVDSFSTDRTLEICKRYTDKVYQIPWQGYVVQKNLALEKASHEWILNLDADERVSPELAEEIKRALQTDEFDGYYIPRRVFYLGTWIRYAGWYPDYKLRLFKKSLARWEGPGIHEKVVLKGRVGYLKGDLYHFSYDNLAHHVNKINQFTTIAAEQIRKPVRGHTIFLRALFAFFKKYFLKRAFLEGTRGLIISGMSAFQVFIKYAKMWELSQNPKGHGDTKPWELGKIDKAREQEDLERQ; encoded by the coding sequence ATGTCCGCTTTATCTGTAACCCTCATCACCTATAACGAGGAAAATAAGATCGCCGACGCCCTGGAAAGTGTTAAGTGGGCAGATGAAATCGTTGTTGTCGATTCTTTCAGTACCGATCGTACCCTGGAGATTTGCAAACGTTATACCGATAAAGTCTATCAGATTCCCTGGCAGGGCTATGTAGTTCAAAAAAACCTGGCCCTGGAAAAGGCATCCCATGAATGGATTTTAAACCTGGATGCCGATGAGCGGGTCTCTCCGGAACTGGCAGAGGAAATAAAGAGGGCTTTACAAACCGATGAGTTTGACGGTTATTATATCCCGAGGCGGGTTTTTTACCTGGGAACCTGGATCCGATATGCCGGCTGGTACCCGGACTATAAACTGCGATTGTTTAAGAAGAGCCTGGCCAGGTGGGAAGGACCGGGCATCCATGAAAAGGTGGTATTAAAGGGAAGGGTCGGCTACTTGAAGGGAGACCTTTACCACTTTTCCTACGATAATTTAGCTCATCACGTCAACAAGATTAACCAGTTTACCACCATTGCCGCTGAACAGATCCGAAAACCCGTTCGAGGTCATACCATTTTTTTGAGGGCGCTTTTTGCTTTTTTCAAGAAATATTTCCTTAAAAGAGCTTTCTTAGAGGGAACCCGGGGCCTTATTATAAGTGGAATGTCCGCTTTTCAGGTATTTATTAAATATGCCAAGATGTGGGAACTCTCCCAAAATCCCAAAGGGCATGGGGACACGAAACCATGGGAACTCGGGAAAATTGATAAGGCGCGGGAGCAGGAGGACTTGGAAAGGCAATGA
- a CDS encoding glycosyltransferase family 9 protein: MLEAHKILVIQLRQVGDVLLTTPALRVLRTYYPHSHIAFLTERASAPLVRNNPHLDEVIIRNRYGSWREELELIRQIRRQQYDLVLDFFRNPRSGWLTLLSGAKYRVASYHPLRAFFYNITPKIQAGKGYATLDKLALLKAIGLEGDLTPPYLEVPEEARAYIEEFLAAQGISKPDLVITISPTSRRQHRKWIPEKYAQLADWLSDTCGAKIIFLWGPGEKEEVVSILKKCHRPHILACPTDLLQLAALLDKSRLHIGNESAPRHIAVARGTPTLTILGPTNEANWTYPSPFHRVVYESVSCRPCEKKSCAYQMECMRYLTVEKVAEACKELLEQIRSED; the protein is encoded by the coding sequence ATGTTGGAAGCCCATAAAATACTCGTTATTCAACTTCGTCAGGTAGGAGATGTCCTTCTCACTACCCCCGCTTTGAGGGTCTTGCGGACCTACTATCCCCATAGCCATATAGCTTTTCTGACGGAAAGAGCTTCCGCTCCTCTGGTCAGGAATAACCCTCATCTGGATGAGGTGATTATAAGAAATCGCTACGGTTCCTGGCGGGAAGAACTTGAACTGATCCGTCAGATTCGCCGTCAGCAATACGATTTGGTCCTTGATTTCTTCAGAAATCCCCGAAGTGGCTGGCTTACGCTTCTCAGCGGAGCAAAATATCGGGTGGCCAGCTACCATCCTCTCAGGGCTTTTTTTTACAATATTACACCCAAAATTCAGGCCGGCAAAGGCTATGCCACTCTGGATAAGCTCGCCTTGTTAAAGGCCATCGGCCTGGAAGGAGATCTCACTCCGCCCTATCTGGAAGTACCCGAAGAAGCCAGGGCTTATATCGAGGAATTTCTCGCCGCTCAGGGCATCTCTAAGCCTGACTTGGTCATCACTATCAGTCCTACAAGCCGAAGGCAACATCGGAAATGGATACCGGAGAAATATGCCCAATTAGCCGACTGGCTTTCAGATACCTGTGGAGCTAAAATCATCTTTCTCTGGGGACCCGGAGAAAAAGAAGAAGTGGTATCGATCCTCAAAAAATGCCATCGTCCCCATATCCTGGCCTGTCCTACCGACCTTCTTCAACTGGCTGCTCTGTTGGATAAAAGCCGGCTTCATATCGGAAATGAATCGGCTCCCCGACATATCGCGGTAGCCAGAGGAACCCCCACGCTAACCATTCTGGGACCGACAAATGAAGCAAACTGGACCTACCCTTCGCCTTTCCATCGGGTGGTCTATGAATCCGTCTCCTGCCGACCCTGTGAAAAGAAAAGTTGTGCCTACCAGATGGAGTGTATGCGATATCTGACGGTAGAAAAGGTAGCCGAAGCCTGTAAAGAACTTCTTGAACAGATAAGGAGTGAAGACTAA
- a CDS encoding class I SAM-dependent methyltransferase, which yields MPTCNSLFAIGLYKAVNSYRYLSQIYDQWEKLMGASFSMLIFPKLQQVLERTHRPIQKMVDLACGTGTMAIAMAKMGVEVIGIDLSEGMLEKARAKAKKAGLSIPFFCQDMRSFSLTEKVDLVTSFYDSLNHLLTPEDLQQTFDAVARNLNPGGLFIFDVNNKNCFEKLWQGTSVFHHEEFTLILENTFDEKSFRAQSLSTIFRRKDKGPLFEKATELCEERYYPDEVIYNGLNRAGFKVLEKEDFNPFWEIISIGPVKEFWICEKQR from the coding sequence ATGCCTACTTGCAATTCGCTATTCGCCATTGGCCTTTACAAGGCCGTGAACTCCTATCGATACTTATCCCAGATTTATGATCAATGGGAAAAACTCATGGGAGCTTCCTTTAGTATGCTGATTTTCCCTAAGCTCCAACAGGTCCTGGAAAGAACCCATCGCCCCATACAGAAAATGGTAGACCTGGCTTGCGGGACCGGAACCATGGCTATCGCCATGGCGAAAATGGGCGTGGAGGTAATCGGAATCGACCTTTCAGAAGGTATGCTGGAAAAAGCCAGGGCAAAGGCCAAAAAGGCCGGGCTCTCCATCCCCTTCTTCTGCCAGGATATGCGTTCCTTTAGCCTCACAGAAAAGGTTGACCTTGTAACCTCTTTTTACGATAGCCTCAATCATCTCCTGACTCCGGAAGATCTCCAACAAACCTTTGATGCAGTTGCCAGAAATCTCAATCCCGGGGGTCTGTTTATTTTCGATGTTAACAATAAAAATTGCTTTGAAAAATTGTGGCAGGGGACTTCGGTATTCCATCATGAAGAATTTACCCTCATCCTTGAGAATACCTTCGATGAGAAAAGCTTCCGGGCTCAGAGTCTTTCCACCATATTTCGTCGTAAGGATAAAGGACCTTTGTTCGAGAAGGCCACAGAACTTTGCGAGGAACGGTATTATCCCGATGAAGTTATTTATAACGGGCTAAATAGGGCGGGATTTAAAGTTTTGGAAAAGGAAGATTTTAATCCTTTTTGGGAGATTATTTCCATAGGGCCAGTGAAAGAGTTCTGGATATGTGAAAAGCAGCGTTAA
- a CDS encoding glycosyltransferase family 4 protein: MNLLQIINVRWWNAEASYALNLSKGLRDRGHKVTILGLPHSPVIRRAEEENFPILTSFDLWGFNPYTLYKGFRGFLRFLNQERFDVINAHRSEGYCFVALAAKLAQNKPALVRTRGDMRPVRNNPLNRFLYGKWTDKVITSGEVIRRNLCRDLFLSAHQVQTIYGSVDLQRFHPFLDGRVKRKELTLEENVKLIGIIGRVGYIKGHQYLIAAASKIIQIDPSVRFLLAIKEEDEDIVRLKDLIGQLHLSPYFILTGFHPDIEKVMAALDIGIVTSIGSEANCRVVLELMASGKPIVATQVGIIPEVIDNGVNGVLVPPKNSEALAEAIGFLLKNPEKARSLAQEARKTAERRFNIHRLVEETEAVYREALKVRLVR, encoded by the coding sequence ATGAACCTTCTTCAGATCATCAATGTCCGCTGGTGGAACGCAGAAGCTTCCTATGCCTTGAATTTATCCAAAGGTCTTCGGGACCGGGGACATAAAGTAACCATCCTGGGCCTTCCCCATAGTCCGGTTATACGCCGGGCGGAGGAAGAAAATTTCCCGATCCTTACCTCCTTTGACCTGTGGGGTTTTAATCCCTATACGCTCTACAAGGGATTCCGCGGATTTTTGCGCTTCCTGAATCAGGAAAGATTCGATGTGATCAATGCCCACCGCTCGGAAGGATACTGCTTCGTTGCCCTGGCTGCTAAACTGGCTCAAAATAAACCGGCCCTGGTACGAACCCGGGGGGATATGCGTCCGGTCCGAAATAACCCCTTAAACCGATTCTTGTATGGAAAATGGACCGATAAGGTGATTACCTCTGGGGAAGTCATTCGAAGGAATCTATGCCGGGATCTCTTTCTTTCTGCTCATCAGGTTCAAACCATCTACGGGAGTGTAGATCTCCAAAGATTTCATCCTTTTTTAGATGGAAGGGTGAAAAGAAAAGAACTTACCCTTGAGGAAAACGTCAAACTTATCGGCATCATCGGAAGAGTAGGATACATCAAGGGGCATCAATATCTTATCGCAGCGGCTTCCAAGATTATTCAGATAGATCCTTCGGTCCGATTTTTATTGGCGATTAAGGAAGAAGATGAAGACATTGTGCGACTCAAAGACCTCATCGGGCAACTCCATCTTTCCCCTTATTTTATCCTGACAGGGTTTCATCCGGATATTGAGAAGGTCATGGCGGCATTGGATATAGGTATTGTAACTTCTATTGGATCAGAGGCCAATTGTCGGGTAGTTTTAGAGTTGATGGCATCGGGAAAGCCAATCGTAGCTACCCAGGTTGGAATTATTCCAGAGGTTATCGATAACGGCGTGAATGGAGTGCTGGTACCTCCTAAAAATTCAGAAGCCCTGGCCGAGGCCATCGGTTTTCTGTTAAAAAATCCGGAAAAAGCCCGCAGTTTAGCCCAAGAAGCCCGTAAAACCGCCGAACGTAGATTTAATATCCATCGCCTGGTAGAGGAAACCGAGGCGGTTTATCGGGAGGCTTTAAAGGTCAGGCTGGTAAGATAA
- a CDS encoding DUF169 domain-containing protein, protein MKYREIAEEISSHLELDIPPIGLSFVETLPDGIPVFDRDTPSACSFWRKAESAIFYAPAEKHFNCPVGSKVMGFDMPEAIQEELKGFVQKMCNAGYLSPEEAEKLPSIKKKKSGIVYGPLKDFPLEPDLILMWLTPRQAMLCGEAAGNVRWTSISPSATFGRPACAALPIAFEQGRSTLSLGCMGMRTFTEIQEDKILAVLPGKRIQEFLEALKVTLEANRVMKAFYQEHKAKFL, encoded by the coding sequence ATGAAGTATCGCGAAATAGCCGAAGAAATTTCTTCTCATCTGGAACTGGACATTCCTCCCATAGGCCTTTCGTTTGTCGAAACCCTACCGGATGGAATACCTGTATTTGACCGGGATACACCTTCTGCCTGTAGCTTCTGGCGAAAAGCGGAGTCCGCCATCTTCTATGCTCCGGCAGAAAAGCATTTTAACTGCCCGGTGGGTTCAAAGGTCATGGGATTTGATATGCCCGAAGCGATTCAAGAGGAACTTAAAGGATTTGTTCAGAAGATGTGCAATGCCGGCTATTTATCCCCGGAAGAAGCTGAAAAACTTCCTTCCATCAAGAAGAAAAAGAGTGGAATTGTCTACGGACCTTTGAAGGATTTCCCCCTGGAACCCGATTTAATCTTAATGTGGTTGACGCCACGCCAGGCCATGCTATGCGGCGAGGCTGCCGGAAATGTCCGTTGGACCTCAATTTCCCCCTCTGCTACCTTTGGACGACCGGCCTGTGCAGCTTTACCCATTGCATTTGAACAAGGACGATCTACCCTCTCCCTGGGTTGTATGGGTATGCGAACCTTTACCGAAATTCAAGAAGATAAAATCCTGGCGGTTCTCCCAGGGAAAAGGATTCAGGAATTTCTTGAAGCCCTGAAGGTCACCCTTGAAGCTAATCGGGTCATGAAAGCCTTCTACCAGGAACATAAAGCAAAGTTCTTGTAG
- a CDS encoding glycosyltransferase: MNIAHITTEVSWRGGEVQLFYLSLGLARKGYTNFLITPPGSALAGRVEALEEPSLKPHLKIITLSMRGEWDVQAVFRMAQILRQEQVHILHMHTAHAVTLGSLAGKIARIPVCILSRRVQFPLRSRLSRFKYQWGIDKIIAVSHEVRSQLLRSGIEEDKIIVIPSGVDLVRFNPRILSGRLHLELKLPEDALLVGVIGYLSPEKGQSLLIQAVPEILKQIPEVKVILVGDGPLRSALQSQINTLGLNQTVYLLGFRSDIPEILADLDILLSTSFSEGSPGTVKEAMALGKPVIALDTGGVRELITHGVEGILIPYREAAKGGFHKELVGELAAAVIALLKDRKKRQHMGQAAVKKIQAYGMDKMVERTEALYLEILRKK; encoded by the coding sequence ATGAATATCGCTCACATAACAACAGAGGTTTCATGGCGAGGTGGAGAGGTCCAATTGTTTTATTTGTCCCTGGGTCTGGCCCGAAAAGGTTACACCAACTTTCTCATCACCCCGCCTGGAAGTGCCCTGGCCGGGAGAGTTGAAGCTCTTGAAGAACCTTCCTTAAAGCCCCATCTGAAAATCATTACCCTTTCCATGAGGGGAGAATGGGATGTTCAGGCCGTCTTTCGGATGGCTCAAATTTTACGTCAAGAACAGGTTCACATCCTCCACATGCATACGGCCCATGCGGTAACTTTGGGTTCTCTGGCCGGTAAAATTGCCCGAATTCCCGTCTGTATCCTCTCCCGCAGGGTTCAATTTCCCCTTCGCTCCCGATTAAGCCGATTCAAGTATCAATGGGGTATCGACAAAATTATAGCCGTTTCCCATGAAGTCCGAAGTCAGCTTCTGAGAAGTGGAATCGAGGAAGATAAAATCATTGTAATCCCCAGTGGGGTCGATTTAGTCAGGTTTAATCCCCGGATCCTATCCGGCCGATTACATCTGGAACTCAAGCTTCCTGAAGATGCCTTACTGGTGGGTGTCATAGGATATCTCTCTCCCGAAAAAGGTCAATCTTTGCTGATTCAGGCCGTTCCCGAGATCTTGAAACAGATTCCAGAAGTCAAAGTTATCCTGGTGGGGGATGGTCCCTTGCGATCAGCCCTTCAAAGCCAGATCAATACCCTGGGTTTAAATCAAACCGTTTATTTGTTGGGATTCCGGTCGGATATTCCTGAAATTCTGGCAGATCTGGATATCCTTCTCTCAACCTCTTTCTCTGAAGGCTCTCCAGGCACTGTAAAGGAGGCCATGGCCCTGGGAAAACCGGTCATAGCCCTGGATACAGGTGGGGTCCGGGAACTTATTACCCATGGAGTTGAAGGAATCCTGATTCCTTATCGGGAAGCTGCAAAGGGAGGTTTTCATAAAGAACTCGTGGGGGAGCTAGCCGCTGCAGTTATTGCCTTGCTGAAGGATAGGAAGAAAAGACAACACATGGGCCAGGCCGCCGTCAAGAAAATCCAGGCCTACGGCATGGATAAGATGGTCGAAAGGACAGAAGCTCTTTACCTGGAAATTTTAAGAAAAAAGTAG
- a CDS encoding long-chain fatty acid--CoA ligase, translating to MILGQMLEETAERFPHHIAIKFGKQKITFKQLDEAVNRLSQALLKRDVQEGDKVGILLENKPEYIISYFAILKTGGVVVPLNTFLTGVELAYIMNDCQLKAIITSKKFLETLQPILPQVLSLKYTILMDDDSKEFLSLNRLMEAELPVSPGKKLNPENLAVLIYTSGTTGHPKGVMLSHKNLYSNIESCIRAFKFSHRDRFLLFLPLFHAFTFTVCVLAPIYGGARIILLESVKSLEEIKKSILWDRVTIFVGVPAVFNILAERKVPWIVKYLHAIRAFISGSAPLSAATIEKIEKKFGAPLLEGYGLSEASPVVSVNPLEGVRKVGSVGLPIPQVQVKIVDAEGNDLPVGQEGEIAVKGPNVMLGYYRLPEATQSVLRDGWLLTGDIGKLDEDGYLYILDRKKDMLLVRGINVYPREIEEVLLSHPQIVECAVIGVKDEQRGEVPKAFIVLKEGAALTEREIRRYCMEKLARYKIPRYIEFRKSLPKTPTGKILKRELR from the coding sequence ATGATCTTAGGTCAGATGTTGGAAGAAACTGCCGAAAGATTCCCGCATCACATAGCGATTAAATTCGGCAAGCAAAAAATAACCTTTAAGCAACTGGATGAAGCCGTCAATCGATTAAGCCAGGCTCTTCTTAAACGGGATGTACAGGAAGGGGACAAGGTTGGTATACTTCTTGAGAATAAGCCGGAATATATTATCAGCTATTTCGCCATTCTTAAAACCGGAGGAGTTGTCGTTCCTCTTAACACTTTTCTGACCGGCGTAGAGCTGGCCTATATTATGAATGATTGCCAGCTCAAGGCGATAATTACTTCTAAAAAATTTTTAGAAACCCTTCAACCCATACTACCTCAGGTGTTGTCATTAAAATACACAATCTTGATGGATGACGACTCGAAAGAATTTCTTTCGTTGAACAGGTTAATGGAAGCTGAACTCCCTGTATCTCCGGGAAAAAAGCTAAATCCTGAGAATCTGGCCGTTTTAATTTATACCTCTGGTACAACCGGTCATCCCAAGGGAGTTATGTTGTCCCATAAGAATCTGTATTCAAATATCGAGAGTTGCATCCGGGCATTTAAATTTTCCCATAGGGATAGGTTCCTGTTGTTTTTACCACTTTTTCATGCCTTTACCTTTACGGTTTGTGTTTTAGCCCCCATATATGGGGGAGCCAGAATCATCCTGTTGGAATCGGTAAAGTCCTTGGAGGAAATAAAAAAGAGCATCTTATGGGACCGTGTGACCATTTTTGTAGGGGTTCCGGCGGTTTTCAATATTCTGGCCGAGAGAAAAGTACCCTGGATTGTTAAATATCTTCATGCCATTCGGGCTTTTATCTCGGGTTCGGCTCCACTCTCGGCGGCAACCATTGAAAAGATAGAGAAGAAATTCGGAGCTCCGTTGCTCGAAGGCTATGGTTTATCGGAGGCCTCTCCGGTTGTTTCGGTTAACCCGTTAGAAGGGGTCCGAAAGGTAGGTTCGGTAGGCCTGCCTATACCCCAGGTTCAGGTCAAGATAGTCGATGCAGAAGGAAATGATCTTCCGGTGGGACAGGAAGGAGAAATCGCCGTTAAAGGCCCCAATGTCATGCTTGGATATTACCGCTTACCTGAAGCAACTCAAAGTGTCCTTCGAGATGGCTGGTTATTAACGGGAGATATAGGAAAGCTTGATGAAGATGGGTATCTCTACATTCTAGATCGAAAGAAGGATATGCTGTTGGTACGAGGGATCAACGTATACCCCAGGGAGATCGAAGAGGTCCTGCTCTCCCATCCCCAGATAGTAGAATGTGCCGTGATCGGGGTAAAGGATGAACAGCGCGGAGAGGTACCCAAAGCCTTTATCGTCCTTAAAGAAGGTGCTGCCCTGACTGAACGAGAAATCCGACGATATTGTATGGAAAAACTGGCCAGATATAAGATACCTCGTTATATCGAGTTCAGAAAATCTCTACCCAAAACGCCTACAGGTAAAATTCTCAAAAGAGAACTCAGGTGA
- the waaF gene encoding lipopolysaccharide heptosyltransferase II codes for MFHKILVVQTAFIGDVLLTTPLLKALRQLFPYTTISVLVRPPSQSLLKNNPDVDEILIYDKRDSDKGIKAFFRVVKELRKSNFNLALSPHRSLRTALLLWMAGIPKRIGFKTGLGQYLYHHRVPFRSYKHDIERNLSLLAPLTLTPKIFSTEMVLPVIQEDQEAAAQLLERAGVDLKRKPLIGISPGSIWPTKRWIPEKFSELIPRLIENYRGTVLLLGSKEDLDLCKKISSQCRFSSEDQRRCLINLAGQTTLSDLAAIIDRCDLFITNDSGPMHIASARKIPTVAIFGSTVPSQGYAPLHKKAVVVEKTLPCRPCGEHGRKKCPQGHFLCMKAITVEDVLGAAESLLGI; via the coding sequence ATGTTTCACAAGATTTTAGTAGTACAGACGGCCTTTATCGGGGATGTTTTATTGACAACCCCCCTGCTAAAGGCTCTTCGTCAACTCTTCCCATATACTACCATCTCGGTCCTTGTTCGGCCCCCCTCCCAATCCTTACTTAAAAATAATCCCGATGTAGATGAAATTCTCATCTATGACAAGCGGGACTCCGATAAAGGAATCAAGGCTTTCTTTAGAGTTGTCAAAGAACTCCGGAAGTCCAATTTTAACCTGGCCTTATCGCCCCACCGCTCCTTACGAACCGCCTTGCTTTTATGGATGGCTGGAATTCCTAAACGAATCGGATTCAAAACCGGATTGGGTCAGTATTTGTATCACCATAGAGTTCCTTTTCGCTCCTATAAGCATGACATCGAACGTAATCTTTCTCTTTTGGCTCCTTTGACCTTGACTCCCAAGATTTTTTCCACAGAGATGGTCCTTCCTGTAATCCAGGAGGATCAGGAGGCTGCCGCCCAACTTCTGGAAAGGGCGGGTGTAGATTTAAAGAGAAAACCTCTTATTGGAATCAGCCCGGGTTCCATATGGCCGACCAAAAGATGGATTCCGGAGAAATTCTCGGAATTAATTCCCCGACTCATAGAAAATTACCGGGGAACCGTCCTTCTTTTAGGAAGCAAGGAAGACCTTGACCTTTGCAAGAAAATTTCTTCTCAATGTCGATTTAGCTCGGAGGATCAACGTCGTTGTCTGATCAATCTGGCCGGCCAGACAACGCTATCGGATTTGGCTGCAATCATCGACCGATGCGATCTCTTTATCACCAACGACAGCGGCCCGATGCATATTGCATCGGCAAGAAAGATTCCTACCGTCGCTATTTTTGGCTCTACGGTACCCTCTCAAGGCTACGCACCTTTACATAAAAAAGCCGTTGTGGTTGAAAAAACGCTTCCCTGCAGACCCTGTGGGGAGCACGGACGCAAGAAATGTCCCCAGGGTCATTTCCTCTGCATGAAAGCCATTACGGTAGAGGATGTTTTAGGAGCTGCCGAAAGTCTCCTGGGTATTTAA
- a CDS encoding long-chain-fatty-acid--CoA ligase, whose product MNLQDPSMTLGTMLEEIAAEHPRRKGLIFEGKKFTYRLMNQRVNQIANGLNKLGVRFGHKVAILLPNCPEFIFTYFAVSKLGGINVPINTFLSSEEVKFILNDCEVSTLVTSPELFELVKPIRSDLPKLKSILMVGGKDGVEGAIPLERFDKEPLELEEKFGVRKEDVVVIHYTSGTTGKPKGAMLSHKNLLAAIDANIDAIRISHRDRVLVFLPLFHAYTFINCTLATFSQGARVILLTSVKPFKRVVNTILFSRVSVLVGIPPVYHALVTAKVPRFFHWINPIRVCISGAAALPAEVLKQFEKKFKIPLLEGYGLSEASAGVSVNPLHGKRKPLSVGLPIKGVQIKVIDEDGNSIETPNKVGELLVKGDTVMVGYYNQPEETAKTLQEGWLHTGDLVKIDEEGYIYIVDRKKDMLIVRGMNVYPREVEEVLYTHPKVAECAVIGVPDKQRGEVPKAFITLKEGVTATEKEFRRFCHEKIAMYKNPKYFEFRTSLPKTPTGKILKKALREEELQKAQDALAKEEVGEEEF is encoded by the coding sequence ATGAATCTTCAAGATCCCTCTATGACTTTAGGGACCATGTTAGAGGAGATTGCTGCGGAACATCCCCGGCGAAAGGGTCTTATTTTTGAAGGAAAAAAGTTTACCTATCGGCTGATGAACCAGAGGGTCAACCAGATTGCCAATGGTTTAAATAAACTGGGGGTTCGATTCGGTCATAAGGTTGCGATTCTTCTTCCTAATTGTCCGGAGTTTATTTTCACCTATTTTGCAGTTTCTAAACTGGGTGGAATCAACGTACCTATCAACACTTTTTTATCTTCCGAAGAGGTCAAATTCATTTTGAATGACTGTGAGGTTTCCACCCTTGTAACCAGCCCCGAGTTATTTGAACTCGTTAAGCCGATCCGATCCGATCTGCCGAAATTAAAATCTATCCTTATGGTGGGCGGAAAAGATGGGGTGGAGGGAGCTATTCCCCTTGAACGCTTTGATAAAGAACCTCTGGAGCTTGAAGAAAAATTTGGGGTGAGAAAAGAAGATGTGGTTGTGATCCACTATACATCGGGTACCACAGGGAAACCCAAAGGGGCCATGCTTTCCCATAAAAACCTCTTGGCGGCTATTGATGCCAATATCGATGCCATCCGGATCAGTCATCGGGATCGTGTTTTGGTTTTTCTCCCCTTATTCCACGCTTACACGTTTATCAACTGTACACTGGCTACTTTCAGTCAAGGAGCTCGGGTTATCCTTTTAACCTCTGTAAAACCTTTCAAACGGGTTGTGAATACTATTTTGTTCTCCAGGGTTTCTGTTTTAGTAGGAATCCCTCCGGTTTACCACGCCCTGGTTACTGCAAAAGTTCCCAGGTTCTTCCATTGGATTAATCCCATTCGGGTTTGTATTTCAGGCGCTGCAGCCCTTCCTGCGGAGGTTCTAAAACAATTTGAAAAAAAATTTAAAATTCCCCTGTTGGAAGGTTACGGTTTATCTGAGGCCTCGGCCGGTGTTAGCGTCAATCCCCTCCATGGGAAGCGAAAACCTCTATCCGTAGGATTACCCATCAAGGGGGTCCAGATTAAGGTCATAGATGAAGATGGAAACAGTATCGAGACGCCCAACAAGGTAGGAGAGTTACTCGTTAAAGGGGATACGGTTATGGTGGGGTATTATAATCAACCTGAGGAAACAGCCAAGACCCTCCAGGAGGGATGGCTACATACCGGAGACCTGGTTAAGATCGACGAGGAGGGATACATCTACATCGTAGATCGTAAAAAAGACATGCTCATCGTTCGAGGGATGAACGTGTACCCCCGGGAAGTGGAAGAGGTTCTCTATACCCATCCCAAAGTGGCCGAATGCGCAGTTATTGGAGTTCCCGATAAACAGCGGGGGGAAGTCCCGAAGGCCTTTATTACCCTAAAGGAAGGGGTCACGGCGACCGAAAAAGAGTTCAGACGATTCTGCCATGAAAAGATCGCCATGTACAAAAACCCTAAATACTTCGAGTTCCGAACTTCCCTGCCAAAAACACCAACCGGTAAAATCTTGAAAAAAGCCCTTCGGGAAGAGGAACTCCAAAAAGCTCAAGATGCCCTGGCCAAAGAAGAAGTCGGAGAAGAGGAATTTTAG